A part of Aegilops tauschii subsp. strangulata cultivar AL8/78 chromosome 2, Aet v6.0, whole genome shotgun sequence genomic DNA contains:
- the LOC109753590 gene encoding protein FLOWERINGUS T-like: MASRDPLIVGRIVGDVVDYFDMAAQLRVMYGNREITNGFELRPSQVENQPTVRITGRRGSLYTLVMVDPDVPSPTNPSQREYLHWMVTDIPDGGDVSRGTEVVAYEKPQPTAGIHRVAFVVFRQAARQAIYAPGWRSNFITRDLAECYGLGAPVAAAYFNCQREGSCGGRRYR, from the exons ATGGCGTCGAGGGATCCGCTGATCGTGGGGAGGATCGTCGGCGACGTGGTCGACTACTTCGACATGGCGGCGCAGCTGAGGGTGATGTACGGCAACCGGGAGATCACCAACGGGTTCGAGCTGAGGCCGTCGCAGGTGGAGAACCAGCCGACGGTGCGGATCACAGGACGCCGCGGGTCACTCTACACGCTC GTGATGGTCGACCCTGATGTACCCAGCCCAACTAACCCTTCCCAACGGGAGTACCTCCATTG GATGGTGACAGACATACCAGATGGAGGTGACGTGAGCCGCG GAACCGAGGTGGTGGCGTACGAGAAGCCGCAGCCGACGGCGGGGATCCACCGTGTGGCATTCGTCGTGTTCCGGCAGGCAGCGCGGCAGGCCATCTACGCGCCAGGGTGGCGCTCCAACTTCATCACCAGGGACCTGGCCGAGTGCTACGGCCTCGGTGCTCCGGTGGCCGCCGCCTACTTCAACTGCCAGAGGGAGGGCAGCTGCGGTGGCCGGAGGTACAGGTGA